A single region of the Parcubacteria group bacterium genome encodes:
- a CDS encoding nucleotidyl transferase AbiEii/AbiGii toxin family protein gives MKLTALQNQLLAAIGQSDLANYFYWTGGTLLSAHYLHHRESEDLDFFSDDLIAEEVVLMTMQRIKRSLKLAGLSQRTHLNRQQYQLKKGGKTLKIEFVYFPFPAIMKPKKVAPWPVRVAQLKDIAANKIFALYERGEPKDAVDLFYIAEKKSWGIKQLTALASKKFGIDIDQAKLASQAFAAAAKLSAIKPLLTKEKNLARLKQSIEALFSSAGKTYLSTLLA, from the coding sequence ATGAAACTCACCGCCCTGCAAAACCAGCTCCTTGCCGCCATCGGCCAAAGCGATTTGGCGAACTATTTTTATTGGACCGGCGGCACGTTGCTCTCCGCCCACTACCTGCATCACCGCGAGTCCGAAGATTTGGATTTTTTTTCCGATGACTTGATTGCCGAAGAAGTTGTGCTGATGACAATGCAACGCATTAAGCGTTCACTTAAACTAGCGGGCTTAAGCCAGCGGACCCATCTGAACCGGCAACAGTACCAACTGAAAAAAGGCGGCAAAACACTCAAGATTGAATTCGTCTATTTCCCGTTTCCGGCGATTATGAAGCCAAAAAAGGTTGCGCCCTGGCCGGTGCGCGTCGCACAGCTCAAAGACATTGCCGCAAACAAGATATTCGCGCTCTACGAACGCGGCGAACCAAAAGACGCGGTTGATCTTTTCTACATTGCCGAAAAAAAATCATGGGGCATCAAACAACTCACCGCGCTGGCGAGTAAAAAATTCGGCATTGACATTGACCAGGCAAAACTCGCGAGCCAGGCTTTTGCGGCTGCCGCGAAACTCTCCGCAATCAAGCCGCTCCTTACGAAAGAAAAAAATCTCGCGCGCCTGAAACAGAGCATAGAAGCACTGTTCAGCTCCGCCGGTAAAACGTACCTCTCAACCCTCCTCGCCTAA
- the rnc gene encoding ribonuclease III produces MHDLSPLEDSLGVRFNNSRLLQQALVHRSYLNENPSFELDHNERLEFLGDAVLELVVTEHLYGRYPNPEGELTNWRAALVNSTTLAASSREAGLEEYLYLSKGESKDANAKARNYILANAMEAAIGAVYLDQGYESAKQFVEKYIISKLPDILLHKLYRDPKTAFQEASQEKLSATPTYHVTSESGPDHNKRFTVAVKIGGHEIAQGSGTSKQEAETAAAHAGLAAKGW; encoded by the coding sequence ATGCACGACCTGTCCCCCCTAGAAGATTCATTAGGCGTACGATTCAACAACTCAAGGCTCTTGCAACAGGCTTTGGTTCATAGGTCGTACCTGAACGAAAACCCGTCGTTTGAGCTTGACCACAATGAGCGCCTTGAATTCCTGGGAGACGCGGTATTGGAATTGGTGGTGACCGAGCACCTCTACGGCCGCTACCCGAACCCCGAGGGCGAACTCACCAACTGGCGCGCCGCGCTCGTGAACTCAACCACGCTCGCCGCCTCCTCCCGCGAAGCGGGCCTTGAAGAGTACCTCTACCTTTCCAAGGGGGAGAGCAAAGACGCAAATGCCAAAGCGCGCAACTACATACTGGCAAATGCCATGGAAGCGGCCATCGGGGCCGTCTACCTTGACCAGGGGTACGAGAGCGCGAAACAATTCGTAGAAAAATACATCATTTCAAAACTCCCGGACATCCTTCTCCATAAGCTGTACCGGGACCCCAAAACCGCGTTCCAGGAAGCGTCCCAAGAAAAACTTTCGGCAACGCCCACGTACCATGTAACGAGCGAGAGCGGGCCGGACCACAACAAGCGCTTTACGGTCGCCGTAAAAATCGGGGGTCATGAAATCGCTCAAGGGTCGGGCACCTCAAAGCAGGAAGCCGAGACCGCGGCAGCGCACGCGGGCCTTGCCGCAAAGGGCTGGTGA
- the rpsP gene encoding 30S ribosomal protein S16, with protein MLAIRLQRIGKKNRPSYRVVVSEHKRDLYGRHNEILGNYDPVAIPKTISLKADRIKYWLSVGAQPSATVHNLLVKQGVIEGKKVRAWRPKKKAEETKEAAPAPKAEAPKEQTPAEAPKIDGA; from the coding sequence ATGTTAGCAATCAGGCTCCAACGAATCGGCAAAAAGAACCGCCCCTCCTACCGGGTGGTTGTTTCCGAGCACAAGCGCGACCTCTACGGCCGCCACAACGAAATCCTGGGCAACTACGATCCGGTCGCTATCCCCAAGACTATAAGCCTGAAAGCGGACCGCATCAAGTACTGGCTCTCCGTAGGGGCGCAACCCTCAGCAACCGTGCACAACCTTTTGGTGAAGCAGGGCGTGATAGAAGGAAAAAAAGTCCGGGCATGGAGGCCCAAGAAAAAAGCCGAAGAAACAAAAGAAGCCGCTCCCGCGCCTAAGGCTGAAGCGCCGAAAGAACAAACGCCAGCTGAAGCGCCAAAAATTGACGGGGCATAA
- a CDS encoding valine--tRNA ligase, whose amino-acid sequence MPDKNIPKAYEPQKVEDGLYKKWEDSGLFRPDMNARGKPFSIAMPPPNATGTLHLGHAVMLALEDIMIRHARMNGRKTLWVPGTDHASIATENKVEKNLLEKKGKTKQELGREAFLKEVESFVADSQSTIKNQVRKMGASCDWSHERYTLDEGLSRTVSEVFIKMHNDGLIYRGHRIVNWCTRCQSTLADDEVEYKEQYAPFYYLKYGPVVIGTARPETKVLDKVIIVHPDDKRYKKYIGKTLDVPWIDGTVKAAFVADIAADMDFGSGAMTITPAHSFVDFELAQKHGFEIKQIIGPDGKLTKNSGAFAGMLVAEAREAIVKALQKKGLVEKIDENYVHNLSVCYRCDTPVEPLVSEQWFVDVDKKIPAQKTSLKEMAIRAVKSGDIEIIPDRFNKTYFHWMENLHDWCISRQIWFGHRIPVWYCSGDDKHQCKLECKNPIIQIEQPKACPHCGSKMLRQDPDTLDTWFSSALWTFSTLLDAPKKNDTLDSWIKRNKKKGADLATFHPTSIMETGYDILFFWVARMILMTTYALGEVPFKKVYLHGLVRDQKGRKMSKSLGNGIDPLDMIAQYGADATRLSLVIGTTVGNDTRLYEEKVAGYRNFVNKIWNISRFILMHQSVKATGSVHAATPTLADQWIESRLQNLIADVDQYFERFEFSAAGEKIYNFLWHELADWYLEISKQQSHTIAPAILLDGLKLLHPFTPFVTEEIYQLLKKEKLVDADDKFLAGSPWPKAQPKLAKPKIEENFTALQELVTSLRDLRAKHNLPYAEILDAAITTATYKNLFQEQELVVERLTKIRIQVLPTKPAGQEEYVRVHTSSFDIYLKIGKDHLHDQEARLAKARKNLEQYITGLEAKLSNKQFTKNAPKAVVEQKKKKLKDARSKLEKNG is encoded by the coding sequence ATGCCCGACAAAAACATCCCAAAAGCGTACGAGCCGCAAAAGGTTGAAGATGGCCTCTATAAAAAGTGGGAGGATTCGGGTTTGTTTCGTCCTGATATGAACGCTCGCGGCAAGCCGTTTTCCATTGCCATGCCCCCGCCAAACGCGACCGGCACCCTCCACTTGGGGCACGCGGTGATGCTCGCTCTTGAAGACATCATGATCCGGCATGCGCGCATGAATGGGCGCAAGACGCTCTGGGTGCCGGGCACTGACCATGCGTCCATCGCAACCGAGAACAAAGTGGAAAAAAACCTGCTGGAAAAAAAGGGAAAAACCAAGCAGGAACTGGGGCGTGAAGCGTTCCTGAAAGAGGTTGAATCGTTTGTCGCGGACTCCCAGAGCACCATCAAAAACCAGGTGCGGAAAATGGGCGCGTCCTGCGACTGGTCGCACGAACGATATACTTTAGATGAAGGCCTCTCGCGAACTGTTTCGGAAGTGTTCATCAAAATGCACAATGACGGGCTGATTTACCGCGGCCACCGGATTGTGAACTGGTGCACGCGCTGCCAAAGCACGCTCGCTGATGACGAGGTGGAATACAAAGAACAGTATGCGCCCTTCTACTACCTCAAGTACGGACCTGTTGTGATTGGTACGGCCCGTCCGGAAACCAAAGTGCTTGATAAGGTGATTATCGTTCATCCTGATGATAAGCGGTACAAGAAGTATATTGGAAAGACATTGGACGTGCCTTGGATTGACGGCACCGTAAAGGCCGCGTTTGTCGCGGACATTGCCGCTGACATGGATTTCGGTTCCGGCGCCATGACCATCACTCCGGCGCACAGCTTTGTGGACTTTGAGTTGGCGCAAAAGCACGGATTTGAAATCAAGCAGATCATCGGGCCGGACGGAAAATTGACCAAGAACAGCGGCGCGTTCGCGGGCATGTTGGTTGCGGAAGCGCGCGAGGCAATCGTCAAGGCCCTGCAGAAGAAAGGCCTGGTGGAAAAAATTGACGAGAACTACGTGCATAACCTTTCCGTGTGCTACCGCTGTGATACCCCGGTTGAGCCGCTCGTGAGCGAGCAGTGGTTTGTTGATGTGGATAAAAAAATTCCCGCACAAAAGACGTCACTCAAGGAAATGGCCATCCGCGCCGTGAAATCCGGGGATATTGAAATCATCCCTGATAGGTTCAACAAAACATACTTCCACTGGATGGAGAATCTGCATGACTGGTGCATCTCGCGCCAAATCTGGTTCGGGCACCGCATTCCGGTGTGGTACTGCTCCGGCGACGACAAACATCAATGTAAATTGGAATGTAAAAATCCGATTATACAAATTGAACAACCAAAAGCCTGCCCGCACTGCGGTTCCAAAATGTTGCGTCAAGATCCGGATACTCTTGATACCTGGTTCTCGTCCGCGTTATGGACATTTTCAACCTTGTTGGATGCGCCCAAAAAAAACGATACCCTGGACTCATGGATCAAACGCAACAAAAAGAAGGGCGCTGACCTGGCCACGTTCCATCCCACGAGTATTATGGAAACCGGGTATGACATCCTGTTCTTTTGGGTTGCTCGCATGATCTTGATGACCACGTATGCGCTCGGGGAAGTGCCGTTCAAAAAAGTGTACCTCCACGGCCTGGTGCGCGACCAAAAGGGGCGCAAGATGTCCAAATCCTTGGGAAACGGCATTGACCCCTTAGACATGATCGCGCAGTACGGCGCGGACGCGACTCGCCTCTCCTTGGTGATCGGAACCACGGTCGGGAACGACACGCGGCTCTACGAAGAAAAAGTCGCCGGCTACCGGAACTTTGTAAACAAAATCTGGAACATCTCGCGGTTTATTTTGATGCATCAGAGCGTCAAAGCCACGGGAAGCGTCCACGCCGCTACACCCACCTTGGCTGACCAGTGGATTGAATCTCGCTTGCAGAATTTGATTGCGGACGTGGATCAGTACTTTGAACGGTTTGAATTTTCGGCAGCCGGGGAAAAAATCTATAACTTCCTCTGGCACGAGCTTGCGGACTGGTATTTGGAAATTTCAAAACAGCAATCGCACACCATTGCTCCAGCTATTTTGCTTGACGGCCTCAAGCTCTTGCACCCGTTTACCCCTTTTGTAACCGAAGAGATTTATCAGCTCTTGAAAAAAGAAAAACTGGTTGATGCGGACGACAAATTTCTGGCTGGCTCACCGTGGCCCAAGGCGCAACCCAAGCTAGCCAAACCAAAAATTGAAGAAAACTTTACAGCGCTCCAGGAGCTTGTGACATCCCTGCGCGACCTGCGCGCCAAGCACAACCTTCCCTACGCAGAAATTTTGGACGCAGCCATCACCACGGCAACATATAAAAACCTGTTCCAAGAACAGGAGCTTGTCGTTGAGCGGCTCACCAAAATCCGCATCCAAGTACTGCCCACCAAGCCCGCGGGACAAGAGGAATACGTCCGGGTGCACACTAGCTCGTTTGACATCTACCTCAAAATCGGCAAAGATCATCTGCACGATCAAGAAGCCCGACTGGCAAAGGCGCGAAAAAATCTTGAGCAGTACATCACTGGCCTGGAAGCAAAGCTCTCCAATAAGCAGTTTACCAAAAACGCGCCCAAAGCCGTGGTAGAACAAAAAAAGAAAAAACTCAAAGACGCACGGAGTAAACTAGAAAAAAATGGCTAG
- the nusB gene encoding transcription antitermination factor NusB has translation MSNRHLARTIAMQSLYEWDFHGKEDNALGRITEKNLVNLAPGLADQDFARNLAAGVEKNRAEIDKTIEGYAPEWPLEQITVVDRNVLRIGIYELTLDTAIPPKVAINEAIELAKSFGGGASGKFVNGVLGSIYKDMAAQNHPKVANDAPRKVEQKDVKE, from the coding sequence ATGTCCAACAGGCACCTCGCCAGAACCATTGCCATGCAAAGCCTGTATGAATGGGATTTTCACGGAAAAGAGGATAACGCGCTTGGCCGTATAACGGAAAAAAACCTGGTGAATTTGGCGCCCGGGCTCGCTGACCAGGATTTTGCGCGCAACCTCGCTGCCGGCGTTGAAAAAAACAGGGCCGAGATAGACAAGACCATTGAGGGGTACGCACCCGAGTGGCCTCTTGAACAAATAACGGTCGTTGACCGAAACGTGCTTCGCATTGGCATCTACGAACTCACGCTGGATACCGCCATTCCGCCGAAAGTCGCCATCAACGAAGCCATTGAGCTCGCCAAGTCGTTCGGAGGGGGCGCTTCCGGAAAATTCGTCAACGGCGTTTTGGGCTCCATTTACAAAGACATGGCGGCGCAGAACCACCCCAAGGTGGCGAACGACGCGCCGCGGAAAGTGGAACAAAAAGACGTTAAGGAGTAA
- the dnaA gene encoding chromosomal replication initiator protein DnaA, producing MNPEQLWQATLGELELSVSKVHFTTWFRNTFIVEWNEDQVVVAVPNNFTKAWLENKYHKSILKVLQNITENRIGRIEYKVETSPRRAAQLVSLVSAPQAEADPASEYALSPVAAASSRTSGAAPAFNPRYIFANFVVGKGNELAYAASVRVAKEPGTKYNPLFLYGGVGLGKTHLMLAVGNELARTNPSLKILYISGEQFTNDYVGSLHSGTVEEFKQKYRTPDLLLVDDIQFIGGKEQTQEQFFHVFNILRDSHRQIVLTSDRPPKAIPALEERLISRFEWGMIADISSPDLETRTAILASKSKERGIVLSEEALRFLASHIQSNVRELEGALNKLLAHCELHNIEPNMDVAREVVASITLSQRRGTVSSRELLKIVSEYFDISLDDLTGQSRRKELVVPRQITMFLMREEMDASYPTIGNELGGRDHTTAMHAYAKIKRDFDSDERVRQDIGSIRQRLYNG from the coding sequence ATGAATCCGGAACAACTCTGGCAAGCAACCCTCGGGGAACTGGAACTCTCGGTTTCCAAGGTGCACTTTACGACTTGGTTTCGTAACACCTTTATCGTTGAGTGGAATGAGGATCAAGTAGTGGTCGCGGTGCCCAACAATTTCACCAAAGCGTGGCTTGAGAACAAATACCACAAATCCATCCTCAAGGTGCTCCAGAATATCACCGAGAACCGGATTGGGCGGATTGAGTATAAGGTTGAAACATCCCCTCGGCGCGCGGCGCAGCTCGTGTCTTTGGTTTCTGCGCCGCAAGCCGAGGCTGATCCTGCTTCGGAATATGCGCTCTCCCCTGTTGCTGCCGCATCCTCCCGGACGTCCGGGGCGGCGCCGGCTTTCAACCCGCGGTATATTTTTGCGAACTTCGTGGTGGGAAAAGGCAATGAGCTCGCGTATGCGGCAAGCGTGCGGGTCGCCAAAGAGCCGGGCACCAAGTACAATCCCCTGTTTTTGTACGGAGGCGTGGGCTTGGGCAAAACGCACCTCATGCTCGCCGTGGGCAACGAGCTCGCGCGCACCAACCCGTCGCTCAAGATTCTCTACATCTCCGGAGAGCAGTTCACCAACGATTACGTGGGCTCATTGCACAGCGGCACCGTGGAAGAGTTCAAGCAGAAGTACCGGACTCCGGATCTGCTCTTGGTGGATGACATTCAATTCATTGGCGGCAAAGAGCAGACCCAGGAGCAGTTTTTCCACGTGTTCAACATCCTGCGGGACTCGCACCGGCAGATTGTACTTACCTCGGACCGGCCGCCTAAAGCCATTCCCGCGCTTGAGGAGCGGCTCATTTCGCGGTTTGAGTGGGGCATGATCGCGGACATCTCAAGCCCGGATTTGGAGACGCGCACCGCGATTCTCGCATCCAAGAGCAAGGAGCGGGGAATTGTGCTGTCCGAGGAGGCGCTGCGGTTTTTGGCGAGCCACATCCAGAGCAACGTGCGCGAGCTTGAGGGCGCTCTGAACAAGCTGCTCGCGCACTGCGAGCTGCACAACATTGAGCCGAACATGGATGTGGCGCGCGAGGTTGTTGCGTCCATTACCTTGAGCCAGCGCAGGGGCACCGTGAGCTCGCGGGAGCTCCTCAAAATCGTGTCTGAATACTTTGATATTTCACTAGATGACCTCACGGGGCAATCCCGGCGCAAGGAGCTCGTGGTGCCGCGGCAGATTACCATGTTTTTGATGCGCGAAGAGATGGACGCCTCGTACCCGACCATCGGCAACGAGCTCGGCGGCCGCGACCACACCACGGCCATGCACGCGTACGCCAAAATCAAGCGCGACTTTGACAGCGACGAGCGCGTGCGCCAGGACATTGGCTCAATTCGCCAACGGTTGTATAATGGATAG
- a CDS encoding AAA family ATPase, which yields MYLEKLELQGFKSFAHKAVLEFPVRSAGAHSPGIAAIVGPNGSGKSNTADAVRWVLGEQSLKLLRGKKSEDVIFSGSAKLARLGFAEVALYLNNEDKKTDVEYEKLVIKRRVYRDGTGEYRINNSKVRLADIQLLLAQANFGGRSYSVIGQGMTDAILSASPFERKNFFDEATGVKQFQIKRGSAVSKIKATEENLAEVRGLIREISPRVKLLAHQMEKRKKREQLSKELAILQTSYYGSLWHDTATKREALRDRKRGIEKDHLALAKKLSELQNRLAKLEKEQKSAVVGGYDKVQSAYRESLAKKNEVTGALAGIKRELEVLKRVEKEHPTGIDAEKLVASARRHVSFLEAFGRASSLAEFKALKAKAASLAAELKSVLNETNAGTSRISEKISELTRNIAALHGDLTRAEQEVAEKQNLVDKLRHAESKATTDVFETQRKYQELQRDLHQAAAHASAIDVEAAKVETRSLDLQSEIDREVARDLCIAIKNYHPGPGAQSGVAWEKIAAIKSELEMIGGIEESADSEYREAKKRHDFLVLQLKDLDTGLEKTKRALLELDATIEKQFTSAFQKIEAGFSEYFKTLFNGGSAKLVMYKQNELEMLSEDLAAGLTKKEQESLAQSVKTGIEIKASPPGKKVSSISVLSGGERALTSIALICAIIRANPSPFVVLDEVDAALDEANSERFAHILATLSRDTQFIAITHNRATMEQSSILYGVTMGDNGVSKLLSVDLEKALASVA from the coding sequence ATGTACCTAGAGAAACTTGAACTACAAGGATTTAAATCGTTTGCGCACAAGGCGGTCCTAGAGTTCCCGGTGCGGTCGGCCGGAGCGCATTCCCCGGGAATCGCCGCCATCGTGGGGCCGAACGGCAGCGGCAAATCCAACACCGCGGACGCGGTGCGCTGGGTGCTGGGCGAGCAGAGCTTAAAGCTCTTGCGCGGCAAGAAAAGCGAAGACGTGATCTTCTCGGGTTCCGCAAAACTCGCGCGTTTGGGTTTTGCCGAAGTCGCCCTCTACCTGAACAATGAGGACAAAAAAACGGACGTTGAGTACGAAAAACTGGTCATCAAGCGCCGCGTATACCGAGATGGCACGGGCGAGTACCGCATCAACAATTCCAAAGTGCGCCTGGCGGATATCCAGCTCCTGCTCGCGCAAGCAAACTTCGGGGGCCGTTCCTACAGCGTCATCGGACAAGGGATGACCGACGCAATCCTCTCCGCGTCCCCGTTTGAGCGGAAAAATTTTTTTGACGAGGCGACCGGGGTTAAGCAGTTCCAAATCAAGCGCGGAAGCGCAGTAAGCAAAATCAAGGCTACTGAAGAGAATCTCGCCGAGGTGCGGGGATTGATCCGGGAAATTTCCCCGCGCGTCAAGCTGCTTGCGCACCAGATGGAAAAACGCAAAAAACGCGAACAGCTCTCAAAAGAGCTCGCGATACTCCAGACAAGCTACTACGGCTCGCTCTGGCACGATACCGCAACCAAGCGCGAGGCCCTGCGGGACCGGAAGCGCGGCATTGAAAAAGACCACCTCGCGCTCGCCAAAAAACTTTCCGAACTACAGAACCGGCTTGCCAAACTGGAAAAAGAGCAAAAGAGCGCCGTGGTGGGGGGGTACGACAAGGTGCAATCCGCGTACCGCGAGTCCCTCGCCAAGAAAAACGAGGTTACCGGAGCGCTTGCCGGGATCAAGCGCGAGCTTGAAGTTCTTAAGCGCGTGGAAAAAGAGCACCCAACAGGCATTGACGCCGAAAAGCTCGTTGCGAGCGCGCGGCGGCACGTTTCTTTTTTGGAAGCGTTCGGACGCGCCTCGTCGCTTGCCGAATTCAAGGCGCTCAAAGCGAAAGCCGCCTCCCTCGCGGCCGAGCTCAAAAGCGTTCTCAATGAAACGAACGCGGGTACCTCGCGGATTTCGGAAAAAATTTCCGAACTTACCCGGAACATCGCAGCGCTGCACGGCGACCTCACGAGAGCCGAACAGGAAGTTGCGGAAAAACAGAATCTGGTGGACAAGCTCAGGCACGCCGAGTCAAAAGCGACCACCGACGTGTTTGAAACCCAGCGGAAGTACCAGGAGCTCCAGAGGGACTTGCACCAGGCGGCGGCGCATGCAAGCGCCATTGACGTTGAGGCCGCGAAAGTTGAAACCCGCAGCCTTGACCTCCAGAGCGAAATTGACCGCGAAGTTGCGCGCGATCTGTGCATCGCCATCAAAAACTACCATCCCGGTCCGGGCGCGCAAAGCGGCGTTGCGTGGGAAAAAATTGCCGCCATCAAGAGTGAGCTGGAAATGATCGGCGGGATTGAAGAGTCAGCGGACAGCGAGTACCGCGAAGCAAAAAAACGGCACGACTTCCTGGTTCTGCAGCTTAAGGATTTGGACACGGGGCTTGAAAAAACAAAACGCGCGCTTCTTGAACTGGACGCAACCATTGAAAAACAATTCACCAGCGCATTCCAAAAAATTGAAGCCGGATTCAGCGAGTATTTCAAAACGCTGTTCAATGGCGGTTCCGCAAAGCTCGTAATGTACAAACAGAACGAGCTGGAGATGCTTTCCGAGGACCTGGCTGCCGGGCTTACCAAAAAAGAACAAGAGAGCCTGGCGCAGAGCGTAAAAACAGGCATTGAGATCAAGGCATCGCCCCCGGGCAAAAAAGTAAGCTCCATAAGCGTGCTCTCGGGCGGTGAGCGCGCGCTCACCTCAATCGCCTTAATCTGTGCCATCATCCGCGCCAACCCCTCGCCGTTCGTGGTGCTGGACGAGGTGGATGCGGCGCTGGACGAGGCGAATAGCGAACGCTTTGCCCACATTCTGGCAACACTCTCGCGCGACACCCAGTTCATCGCCATCACGCACAACCGCGCCACCATGGAGCAATCAAGCATCCTCTATGGGGTAACCATGGGAGACAACGGCGTCTCCAAACTCCTGTCCGTTGACCTGGAAAAAGCGCTCGCGAGCGTTGCTTGA
- a CDS encoding type II/IV secretion system protein has protein sequence MSQNNPSIEDLLKKQNAPQPDELAEQSQDEGAEQQLSEKIGQIEHAGIEREIAQKARELGLGYIDFASSPIDREALPLLSREEMQALSSAVFLNRAGQLRMASTNPSDAVRQKMGELAAKHYAEAKLYLISEDSLTKALHEYDRIPKKPKPQKAVAITADDLSKYEADVRDLSSLPEKLSKIPLTDVMTIILAASVAAEASDIHIEAEEKGIKLRFRLDGVLHEQAELSREVWEHLISRIKLLSRLKINITDKPQDGRISIELPNDKLDIRVSTIPTSYGESVVMRLLRSSAVGLQFEDLGLRGKSFNDLKREVERPNGMILATGPTGSGKTTTLYAILNKLNDEETKIITLEDPIEYKLEGINQSQIDKSRDYDFAKGLRSILRQDPDVVMVGEIRDLETADTAINAALTGHLVLSTLHTNEASGAIPRFLAIGVKPFLLSPAVNAVIGQRLVRKICEKCKEKVDLDSATLSRVFEVAKTIPATAGASIDLAGAAFYRGRGCNACHASGYKGRIGIFEIFTITPDIEKLILAGNISENDVKLAAQKAGMLTMVQDGILKAADGITTVEEVFRVTE, from the coding sequence ATGTCTCAGAATAACCCATCCATTGAGGACCTCCTCAAAAAACAAAACGCCCCGCAACCGGACGAGCTCGCGGAACAGAGCCAGGACGAAGGCGCCGAACAGCAGCTCTCGGAGAAAATCGGGCAGATAGAGCATGCGGGCATAGAGCGTGAAATCGCGCAAAAGGCCCGGGAGCTCGGTTTGGGGTATATTGATTTTGCCAGTTCACCCATTGACCGCGAGGCCCTGCCCTTGCTTTCCCGGGAAGAGATGCAAGCGTTGTCCTCGGCCGTATTTTTGAACCGCGCGGGCCAGTTGCGCATGGCTTCCACCAATCCCTCGGATGCGGTTCGGCAGAAGATGGGCGAGCTCGCCGCAAAGCACTATGCGGAAGCGAAACTGTATCTGATTTCCGAGGACAGCCTCACAAAAGCGCTCCATGAGTATGACCGGATTCCCAAAAAACCAAAGCCGCAAAAGGCGGTTGCCATAACTGCGGATGACTTATCAAAGTACGAGGCTGATGTTCGCGACCTTTCATCCCTGCCCGAGAAGCTTTCTAAAATTCCCCTTACCGATGTGATGACCATTATCCTGGCTGCGTCCGTTGCGGCTGAAGCCTCTGACATACACATTGAGGCCGAGGAAAAGGGGATTAAGCTCCGGTTCAGGCTGGATGGGGTCCTGCACGAGCAAGCAGAGCTTTCGCGCGAGGTGTGGGAGCATCTCATCTCCCGCATCAAACTGCTCTCCCGCCTCAAGATCAACATTACGGACAAGCCCCAGGACGGCCGCATCTCCATTGAACTGCCCAATGATAAGCTGGACATCCGCGTGTCCACGATCCCCACGTCGTACGGGGAGAGCGTGGTCATGCGCCTCCTGCGCTCAAGCGCGGTTGGTTTGCAGTTTGAGGACCTTGGCTTGCGCGGTAAATCGTTCAACGATCTTAAGCGCGAGGTGGAGCGGCCGAACGGCATGATCCTCGCGACCGGCCCAACCGGAAGCGGAAAAACCACCACGCTCTACGCCATCCTCAATAAGCTCAATGACGAGGAAACAAAAATCATCACCCTGGAAGACCCCATTGAGTACAAGTTGGAGGGCATTAACCAGAGCCAGATAGACAAGTCGCGGGACTATGATTTCGCAAAAGGTTTGCGTTCCATCCTGCGGCAGGACCCGGACGTGGTCATGGTCGGAGAAATACGGGATTTGGAAACCGCGGACACAGCCATCAATGCCGCGCTCACCGGGCATTTGGTGCTCTCCACCCTGCACACAAATGAGGCGTCCGGCGCCATTCCGCGGTTTTTGGCGATCGGCGTTAAGCCGTTTCTGCTCTCCCCGGCGGTCAACGCTGTCATCGGCCAGAGGCTGGTGCGCAAGATATGCGAAAAATGCAAAGAGAAGGTTGATTTGGACAGCGCAACGCTCTCGCGCGTGTTTGAGGTTGCTAAAACCATTCCCGCAACCGCGGGTGCATCCATTGACCTTGCGGGCGCGGCGTTCTATCGCGGCCGCGGGTGTAATGCGTGCCACGCGAGCGGGTACAAAGGCAGGATCGGCATTTTTGAAATTTTCACCATCACTCCGGACATTGAGAAGCTGATCCTTGCGGGCAACATTTCCGAGAACGATGTCAAGCTCGCCGCCCAAAAAGCGGGCATGCTCACCATGGTGCAGGACGGCATACTCAAAGCCGCGGACGGCATTACCACGGTTGAGGAGGTGTTTAGGGTCACGGAATAG
- the rpmF gene encoding 50S ribosomal protein L32, translating into MSVPPKRRTSSHGKRRASHHALKPSALSACAGCGAFVLPHRVCPQCGEYRKVSKASPITKS; encoded by the coding sequence ATGTCAGTACCTCCCAAACGAAGAACCAGCTCCCACGGCAAACGCCGCGCCTCGCACCACGCGCTCAAACCGAGCGCGCTTTCGGCATGCGCGGGCTGCGGCGCGTTCGTCCTGCCCCACCGGGTGTGCCCGCAATGCGGCGAGTACCGCAAAGTTTCCAAGGCATCCCCCATAACGAAGTCCTAG